A genomic stretch from Crassostrea angulata isolate pt1a10 unplaced genomic scaffold, ASM2561291v2 HiC_scaffold_191, whole genome shotgun sequence includes:
- the LOC128169726 gene encoding uncharacterized protein LOC128169726, translated as MRLMTKRRKICSTKVEKQGRHSHKKADKGSTVVVLDKQAYLAEANRQLTDDRFYKKLDFDPTEKFSALITNTLDKMYENDEIGVNVYGTLRPTNCRPGQFNLLPKIHKEGMPGRPIVSAIGHPTEKISEFIDLHLRPHVEDLPSYLKDTTYYLNKTPSSGLPDHTLLVTMDVTSLYTNIPHDEGIEACREVWDSRKIQQPSTESLLELLEHVLKLNNFMFNGEHYIQISGTAMGTKMAPSYANIFMGKLERNLLLRAPFKPLS; from the exons ATGAGGTTGATGACAAAAAG AAGAAAGATCTGCTCTACAAAGGTTGAAAAACAGGGACGACATAGTCATAAAAAAGCAGACAAAGGATCCACAGTTGTTGTCCTCGACAAACAAGCGTATTTAGCTGAAGCCAACAGACAACTGACAGACGATCGTTTCTACAAGAAACTGGACTTTGATCCTACTGAAAAGTTTTCAGCTCTCATCACTAACACCCTGgacaaaatgtatgaaaatgatGAGATTGGTGTTAATGTTTATGGAACGCTTCGCCCAACCAACTGTAGACCGGGCCAATTTAATCTGCTTCCAAAAATCCACAAGGAAGGAATGCCTGGGCGCCCTATAGTCAGTGCCATCGGCCACCCCACGGAGAAAATATCTGAATTTATAGATTTACATCTCCGTCCACATGTAGAAGATTTGCCATCATACCTCAAGGACACTACATATTACCTGAATAAAACACCTTCCTCTGGCCTGCCAGACCATACTCTTCTCGTTACAATGGACGTCACGTCCTTGTACACGAATATTCCTCACGATGAAGGTATCGAGGCCTGCAGGGAGGTATGGGACAGTAGAAAGATTCAGCAGCCGTCAACCGAATCTCTGCTCGAGCTCCTTGAACATGTTCTCAAGCTGAACAATTTCATGTTTAATGGCGAACATTACATACAAATAAGTGGTACAGCTATGGGCACCAAAATGGCTCCCTCTTACGCCAATATATTTATGGGAAAATTGGAACGCAACCTGCTTCTCAGAGCTCCTTTCAAACCTTTGAGCTGA